Proteins encoded within one genomic window of Glycine soja cultivar W05 chromosome 1, ASM419377v2, whole genome shotgun sequence:
- the LOC114410278 gene encoding uncharacterized protein LOC114410278, translating to MGNCQAVDGAVLVIQHPCGKIERLYWPVTASEVMRTNPGHYVSLIIPLPVPPQEQNQEKKTVRFTRVKLLRPNETLNLGHAYRLITTQEVMKVLKAKKHAKTRKPQAAETEKPHTVLPEKQSSASEAHTGGDSTHQGMRAERHRPRTASANPAVVRSKSWRPSLQSISESAS from the exons ATGGGGAATTGCCAAGCTGTGGATGGTGCAGTGCTTGTGATCCAACACCCTTGTGGGAAGATAGAGAGATTGTATTGGCCAGTCACTGCAAGTGAGGTCATGAGGACTAATCCTGGCCACTATGTTTCTTTGATAATACCATTGCCTGTGCCACCACAGGagcagaatcaagagaagaaaacTGTGCGTTTCACACGCGTTAAGCTGCTCCGGCCTAATGAGACTCTCAACCTTGGCCATGCTTACAGGCTCATCACCACTCAAG AGGTTATGAAGGTGTTGAAAGCAAAGAAGCATGCAAAGACAAGGAAGCCACAGGCTGCGGAGACCGAGAAGCCGCATACGGTGCTGCCGGAGAAGCAGAGTTCAGCTAGTGAGGCACACACAGGAGGGGATTCTACACATCAG GGAATGAGAGCAGAGAGACACAGGCCAAGAACGGCTTCAGCAAATCCTGCTGTAGTGAGGTCAAAATCCTGGCGCCCCTCCTTACAGAGCATTTCAGAGTCAGCAAGTTGA